The following nucleotide sequence is from Brachyspira suanatina.
TATAATTCTCTTTCAATATTTAATTTAGCTAATATAAATATTATTTTATTCAATAATCCTATAATTAAATTTTCATTTGGTATAATTCCTTCTTCTATATATTTAGGAGATATCTTATTATGACATTTTATTAATTTATCTACAAATAAATTAAAATTAAATTTATTTTTATCTATATTAGAGAATAGATTTTCAAAAATATATCTTTCTGCTATCATATCATCATGATAGTTTTCTATATTATTAGAAATATATTCAGTAAAATAATTCCATAATGTAATATCGTTTATGATAAAACTCTGTAAATATAAAAAATTAGTATAAAACATATACTCATTAAAATTAAAATCAATATTATTTTTTAGTTCATTATTTATATTCGAGATGATATCTTTTAAGGATTTTAATTCTTCTTCATCTGTTATATCTTTATCTTTATACTTACATATATTGCCTATATAATTTTTTATAGTTGCTGATATATGAGGAGAAATATTTTTAACTATTTGTATTTCTTTTTTGTATATTTTTAGTCTAATTTTATATAAAAAATCACATATAAATTCATTTTTATATAATTCATCATTTTGTAATAATTCTAATTGCAAATTATTTATATATTTAAAATGATAATAATTAATATATTCAAATGAATTTATCATTTTCAATATTTCTAATTTTAAATTATTTTTATTTATAAAATCACTAATAACATCAGATACTATTGATTCTTCTTTTTTATATAATGATAATCTATAAAATTCTAATATTAATTCCGATATACTATCTTTAAATTCTATTTTTTCATTTTCTTCTAAACTATCATATATTTTTATTATACTTAATATATGATAATACCCTTTAAACTCATCAATTAAATTAGATCTATCTATATTTTCTATAAGTTTTTTGATAATATTTATTTTACAATCTTCATTTTTATTAAAAAAATTCTCAAAATTAATTTCATTAAAAAAACTTTCAGTCCAAATACCATTATAGTCTAAATAAAAATAATTTTTGTATAATTTCACATCCCTATTATAATAATAGTATGGTATTTTTACCAAGTTATATATTAATTCCTCAGTATATTCAAAATCTATTCCTTCAAATATATTCTCTAGTCTATAATATATAAAATATAAAAAATACTTATCTGAACATTTTACAATATTTATTAAATCAGATATGTTATTTTGATAATTATTATAATTAAAATATTCTTTTATTTTTACTTTTTCTTCATCTGTAAATTCTACTTTATTATTTCTTGGATATGAATTTAAATACAAAATATAATTATATAAATGTATTGCCCAATGTTTATCCCAATAATCATTTATATAATCTATAATATCTGTCATTCTTAAACCAGAATTAAAGTCTTTACTTGTTGTTAAAAAATAATATTTTATAAATGGATTAACTATTATATAATCATCTTTTAAATATTCTTCTTTTCTTTTATATTTATCAGAAATAGTATTGTACATATCAAGTGTAGTAAAATCTGCATCATTTCCTAATTTATTAATAATTTTATTAACATCTTCAACTAATTTATCTTTATCAAAAAATAGATGTATACATTCTGTTTGATATTCAAAAGCTTCTTTTTCTTCTTTTTCCAATTTTTCTCTGAATTGACGATCTAATATTTTCTCTTTTTTTACATTTTCTGGAATTAATTCAAATAATGGAGATCCTTCATCTATTATATTATAATAGAAAAAAATCTTCATATTTTCAGAAAAATCATTGAACTCTTCTTTTGTTGGATTTAACGATGATAATATATTTTCATATCTTTTAGGAAATATAAATCCATGCTTTTTTATTTCATAATTTTTACAATAATCTAAAAATGATTTTTTTACTATATCTATATAACTGCTTAAATCTATATCATTTATTATTATCTTTTCATCTTTGAAATATAAAGCTAAATATCTAATTATTATATAAAATTGAAAACCTGAAAAAATTTTATTTATATCAATATTTCTTTTACTTAAACAATATATAATAATATCCAAATCATCAGCATAGTCATAATTAGATATAGTTTGAAATATTTTATTTAATTTTTCTTCATCGCTTGGAAAAAATGTTTTTATTATATCAATAATATATTTTTCATTATCACATAATACATCAACAATTGATTTTACCAACCTAATTACTATATTCTTATAAGGTGATTTTTTAATCAATTCTTCATTTGAAAATATTTTTATAGATGTTTTTACTAAATTATTATATATTTGCTCATCTTTAATTATTTCTTTATTATTATTAGAATCTAATATAATAGATATTATAGTTTGTAATATACTAAACTGTCCATACACATTAAATAAATATATAGTATCTATAATTTTTTGTATATCATCTAAATCAATTAGTTTATTGTTAAAGAATTTTATTGCAAATATAGATACTACAGATTGAATATAATAAAATGCATTTGAAAGATTTATTTTATTTATATTTTCCTTTATAAGATATAAATATTCATCGAATAAAATAGTATCATAAATACTCTCATCTAATTTCCCATTATCCGACAAAAATAATATAGTGTCTAAATGTATAAATATATTTCTTACTGTATTGAAATTAATTTTATTTACTTTATCCTTAATTGTATTTATGCAGAAATTTTCTATTGATTTAAATATTTTTATATCTTTTAAAGTTACTCCATAAAATATATACAATGATCTTAAAGGACTCTCATTATCTAAATAATTATTAAATATATAAGTAAATAATTCTTTTTTTTCTTCATCCTTTTGTATTGCTAAATTGCATTGATCACTATTAGAGATAATATCTTTATATAAAAGTATAATATTCTTATCAAACTGATCTATGTAATTTTTTACGCTCATTTCCATATATTCACCTTAAAATTATTTTGTTTTTTTATTTTAATTTAGAATATATATAATAAAACCACATATAGTTCTGATTTAACAATAAAAAAACTATATAAACTTACCTATTAATGTATGGCTTTTTATCTCTGTAACTTCAGCATTGAAAATATCGCCCATATTAAGTTCTTTTTCTTTTTTCACTAAAATTATTCTGTTTTCCTTGCTTCTGCATAGATAATGCATATTATCTTTGGCTATATCATCTACCATTACAGAAGTTTTTTTTCCTACCTGCTTTGATAATAATTTCTGGGCCAATTCTCTTTGATAATTTACAAGATTAGTAAGTCTTCTTGCTCCTGCCGATTTATCATACTGTACATTTTTCTTAAATGCTATAGAGCCTTCTCTCTCTGAATATTTATACAGGTAAGCCTCTTCAAAACCAATATTCTCAAGTAAATTTAATGTTTCTTGATACTCATCTTCTGTTTCATCAGCATAACCTACTATTATATCAGTAGAAATAGGAAAATCATCAGCATAATCTCTTAAATATGATACTTTTTTTACATATTCTTCTTTAGTGTATTTTCTATTCATTAAATTTAATATTCTATCCGAACCGCTTTGAAAAGGTAAATGTATATGCTTACATAAACTATTCAAATTCCATATAGCATCAGCCAAATCTTTATCAAAATCTTTAGGGTGAGAAGTTAAAAACCTTATCCAAACCTTATCTTTAGACTTTTCATCAATAACTTTGTCTAATTTGTATAATAATTCTGTAAAGTTAATCTCATTATCAATATCAAGCCCATAGGAATTAACATTCTGCCCAAGTAAAGTTATCTCTTTAGCTCCGTCATCTATTAATCTTTTAAGTTCTTCTATTATTTCGCCTGATTTTCTACTTACCATCTTTCCTCTGGTATGAGGCACTATACAGTAAGTACACCAATTATTACAGCCATGTGATATTGGTATAAATGCTTTATGAGGCTTATCTTCATCTACATAAGATTTATTAAATATATAATTATCATTAAATTTTCTTACAAAAACTTCCTCATCCTTCAAATAATCTATAATATTAACTTCATTATATACATCAAATATCTTATCAACACCAAGTTTCTCAAGATGTTCTTTGGAAGTTTGAGCCATACAGCCCATAATTATTATTTTTGTGTCTTTTTTATTCTTTTTTCTATTTGCATTGAATAATTTAACTCTTGAAAACACTCTCTCTTCGGCATGAGCTCTTACACTGCATGTATTTATTATGATATTATCAGCATTTTCATGATTTTCTGTTTGTATAAAGCCTTCCTGCATAAGCGAATTTATTAAACTATTAGAATCCGCCTTATTCATTTGGCATCCGTAATTTTCTAGGTAAAAATTCTTCATGTTCTAATCTTTATTATTATTTTTTTATGAATTTGGATTTTATGTCTTCAACTATTATTTCCGGCACTAATCCGTCTATAGGTCCATTAAATTTAAGTATTTCCTTTATTAAAGAAGAACTTACATAAGCATAATGTTCTGATGTATGTAAAAATATAGTATCCATCTCTGGATATAATAATTTATTCATTCTAGACATTCTTAATTCATAGTATAAATCTTCACTGTCTCTGATACCTCTGGCCAATACCTTTATATCGTTCTGCTTCATATACTCTGTTACAAGTCCGGATATAGATACAATTTCTATAGTATCATTATCCCCTATTACTTTTTTAATCATATTCTTTCTTTCTTCTATACTAAAAGTAGGAGATTTATCCAAATTAACAGCTACAGATATATAAACCTTATTGAAAATATCAGCAAGTCTGTAAAGAACATCGAGATGTCCTAATGTAAAAGGGTCAAAAGTACCCGGAAATATTACTTTTCCATTTTTCATAATGATAAAGTATATACAAAATTGATATAATATCAATATAAAAAATAACATTTATTTCAATACTTCAACAATTTATACATAAATATAGTATTTTTATGTTTTATAATAAAAAATAGAAAAAAAATAAATATTTTTTATATTATATGTTATAATTTAAAGAATAAATATTCATTAGGAGTTATTTATGGCTCATGTTAATAAAACTGAAATAAGAGTGATATATGCAGATACTGATCAAATGGGAGTTGTTTATCATTCAAACTATTTAAGATATTTTGAGATAGGAAGGACAGAGCTTTTAAGAGAATTAGGCATTTCATATAAAGATATGGAAGAAAAATATGATATAATGCTTCCTGTGAAAGAGGCTTTTGTAGATTATAAAATTTCTATAAAATATGATGATGTTATAGTAGTTTATACTAGTGTTGAAAAGTTGAAAAATGTATCATTAAAACTAAAATATGAAATAAGAAGCAAAGAAGATGAACAAATATTATACTCTACAGGTTATACACTTCACCCTTTCGTAAATAAAAAAGGACAAATAGTAAAACCTGATGAATATCTGTACAATATAATGGCTAAAGGTAAATAATATATGAGCTGGCTGAATGTTATATTAACTGTTTTGTCATCTGCTAATATGGTTGGTGATTTGGTAAAAACAACAACTATGGAAAGCAGAACAAAGAAACTGTATAGTAAATTAGATGAAAAAGAAAAAGAAATAATAGAAAAAGTGGAATCTAAAACAAAAAAAGAATTTCAATATATATATTCAGAGATAAATTCTTTAAAAATAGTAGTAAGATTCTTATTTTTCATTTCTTTAATATTATTAATTTTATTTATCATTTCATTGATATTTATAATTTTTGTTTTAAAATATAAAAATGTAATTTAATTTTGAGGGTTTTATATGGCTACTACTGCGGTAAAAAAAAATAAAAAAGCTTTAACTTGCTCAGTAATTACAAGAAGCGGTCCTATATTAAGATCTATAAAGATAGATCATGTAGAAATACCTTCGCATGATGGTTATGTTTCAATACATTTGGATCATTGCCCATATATAGTAAGAATAGGTTATGGTGAACTCAAGATATATAATGAAGATAATAAACTTATAAACATGTATGTGGAAGATGGTATAGCTGAAGTTACCAATAATGTTATAGGTATATTAGTAGAAACTGCTTTATATCCTAAAGATATTGATGCTGCTATGTTAAAAGATGAAATAAACAAATTATCTACTCAAATGGTTATTAATGCTGAAGAAGCAAGAAGAAATCATGAAAAAATAGCCAAACTTAATAAACAAATAGAAATTTCTTCTAAATAATATGCTATTGTAATTTTAGTATTATCCGATAATTTAGTTGACATATTTTTATAGCTTAACTATAATTAATATGTTAACTAAAAATTTATATTAGATGATTGAAATATGCCTAAAATAGAAGATTTAGAAAGACTAGGAAGTATTGCTTTTTTAATAGGAAACAAAGCATTACCAAAAGAAATATCACAAAACGACTATGATCGTTTTAAGTCAGTTTTTACAGATGAACATATGGCTAGTTCTATGCCAGCAGAAGATAATGGTTTACCTTCTATTGATGATTTAGATAGTTTGGATGGTTTAGATTTTCAAGATGATTCAGACAATAATGCATCTGATGATATTGATAATTTACAACTTCCTGAAGATTTTGACAATCCATTATCTGATGATCTCGATGATTTAGGACTTCCTGAAGATTTGGATAATGATAAAGTATCTGCTGATGTAGATGATTTAGGACTTCCTGAAGATTTAGATAATGATAAAGTATCTGCTGATGTAGATGATTTAGGACTTCCTGAAGATTTGGATAATGATAAAGTATCTGCTGATGTAGATGATTTAGGACTTCCTGAAGATTTGGATAATGATAAAGTATCTGCTGATATAGATAATTTAGAGCTACCTGAAGATTTGGATAATGATAAAGTGTCTGCTGATATAGATAATTTAGATCTTCCTGAAGATTTAGATAATGATAAAGTATCCGCTGATATAGATAATTTAGAGCTACCTGAAGATTTAGATAATGATAAAGTATCTGCTGATATAGATAATTTAGAACTACCTGAAGATTTAGATAATGATAAGGTATCCGCTGATATAGATAATTTAGATCTACCTGAAGATTTAGATAATGATAAAGTGTCTGCTGATATAGATAATTTAGATCTACCTGAAGACTTAGAAGATAATGATAAAGTATCGGCTGATATAGATAATTTAGAACTACCTGAAGATTTAGATAATGATAAGGTATCCGCTGATATAGATAATTTAGAKCTACCTGAAGACTTAGAAGATAATGATAAAGTATCCGCTGATATAGATAATTTAGAACTACCTGAAGATTTAGATAATGATAAGGTATCCGCTGATATAGATAATTTAGAACTACCTGAAGATTTAGATAATGATAAAGTATCTGCTGATATAGATAATTTAGATCTACCTGAAGACTTAGAAGATAATGATAAAGTATCTGCTGATATAGATAATTTAGATCTACCTGAAGACTTAGAAGATAATGATAAAGTATCTGCTGATATAGATAATTTAGATCTACCTGAAGACTTAGAAGATAATGATAAAGTATCGGCTGATATAGATAATTTAGATCTACCTGAAGATTTAGATGATGATTTAGGATTACCTGAAGATTTAGATGATGATTTAGGATTACCTGAAGATTTAGATGATGATAAAGTATCCGCTAATATTAATGGTTTACAACTTCCTGAAGATAAAGAATTGGAAGATAAGATAGCGATGGATATTAATGACGATAATTCTTACAAAAATGATATTCATTCAGAAAAATTACCAGTATTAGATGAATTACCTTTACCTGATACTTTACCTGGTATAGATAAATATGAGGATATAAATAAATATGATGAAGATTTACCGAATATAGAAGAATCTAATATTGATGATGACAAAAAATCTAATATAAATGATTTAGATCTTGATGATATATCTGATAGTTTAAATGATATATTAGAAAATGAAGACTCAAATTTAGATGATTTAGAAGATATACTAGATGAAGATAATGATATAGATTCTGATAATTCTAATGAAAAAGATGAAGTTAAAGAAGAAGATACTAAAGAAGAACCTCATGACAATGTAGATTTGTATAATTTATCTTCAGATAATATTATTGACGAAGATAAAGAGGAAGAAGAGCCTAAAGATGAAGTTAAAGAAGAAGAGCCTCATGATGATATAGATTTAGACGATTTATCTTTAGACAGCATTATGGATAAAAAGGAAGAAGAGCCTAAAAATGAAGTTAAAGAAGAAGAACCTCATGATGATATAGATTTAGACGATTTATCTTTAGACAGCATTATGGATAAAGAGGAAGAAGAGCCTAAAAATGAAGTTAAAGAAGAAGAACCTCATGATGATATAGATTTAGACGATTTATCTTTAGACAGCATTATGGATAAAGAGGAAGAAGAGCCTAAAAATGAAGTTAAAGAAGAAGAGCCTCATGATGATATAGATTTAGACGATTTATCTTTAGACAGCATTATGGATAAAGAGGAAGAAGAGCCTAAAAATGAAGTTAAAGAAGAGCCTCATGACGATATAGACTTAAACGATTTATCTTTAGACGATGCTATAGAAGAATATGAAGAATCGCCTAAGAATGAAGTTAAAGAAGATCATTATGATGATATGAATTTAGATGATATATATGATACTGATAATGCTATAGAAGAAAACAAAAATGTATCTAGTAATATAGTTGAAGGCGGCAGTACTCTTCCTCCTCCTGAAATGGCTAATAATTTATCTGCTTCTAAATATGATGATGTAGATAAAGATGTA
It contains:
- the flcA gene encoding periplasmic flagellar collar protein FlcA, whose translation is MPKIEDLERLGSIAFLIGNKALPKEISQNDYDRFKSVFTDEHMASSMPAEDNGLPSIDDLDSLDGLDFQDDSDNNASDDIDNLQLPEDFDNPLSDDLDDLGLPEDLDNDKVSADVDDLGLPEDLDNDKVSADVDDLGLPEDLDNDKVSADVDDLGLPEDLDNDKVSADIDNLELPEDLDNDKVSADIDNLDLPEDLDNDKVSADIDNLELPEDLDNDKVSADIDNLELPEDLDNDKVSADIDNLDLPEDLDNDKVSADIDNLDLPEDLEDNDKVSADIDNLELPEDLDNDKVSADIDNLXLPEDLEDNDKVSADIDNLELPEDLDNDKVSADIDNLELPEDLDNDKVSADIDNLDLPEDLEDNDKVSADIDNLDLPEDLEDNDKVSADIDNLDLPEDLEDNDKVSADIDNLDLPEDLDDDLGLPEDLDDDLGLPEDLDDDKVSANINGLQLPEDKELEDKIAMDINDDNSYKNDIHSEKLPVLDELPLPDTLPGIDKYEDINKYDEDLPNIEESNIDDDKKSNINDLDLDDISDSLNDILENEDSNLDDLEDILDEDNDIDSDNSNEKDEVKEEDTKEEPHDNVDLYNLSSDNIIDEDKEEEEPKDEVKEEEPHDDIDLDDLSLDSIMDKKEEEPKNEVKEEEPHDDIDLDDLSLDSIMDKEEEEPKNEVKEEEPHDDIDLDDLSLDSIMDKEEEEPKNEVKEEEPHDDIDLDDLSLDSIMDKEEEEPKNEVKEEPHDDIDLNDLSLDDAIEEYEESPKNEVKEDHYDDMNLDDIYDTDNAIEENKNVSSNIVEGGSTLPPPEMANNLSASKYDDVDKDVDHDKVINTIKYLPSLTQYHVLDAILNEKLDRISMEALLNALERGESNENITELLNKELGLSIKDEGNKNILELIPIPNSLKDYAKIIRVAAVFLVLFVAIVLLSFQFIYKPVMANKYYNQGLLSISNGAYDDAERNFAEGERLKPKQIKWYNKYARAYIDRETFNYALKKIQGALDMKPRDFETRITFGYYYRKKGEKELSLEDYTLGEELYNDMLVYTEKKKEKETIYDERGLLMISRAKTLLEPNYYDIAYNNYRDMINFFGDGVVPRKRAMLIKIYQDDYEQVKALQNHINLLKNGYIDDEVYPKLAKYLLDKDDFYGSRILFENLITAYPNNLESIVGYADYEARLKHYDRAMEILTTAALPLYESNPFYRGKEFVYNMLGQIYYNLGEYGNAVKNFNEALAINSVYPDANYNLANVYFYREKDYEKAKQYYQTAYDNLAPNLRSDKLLYNLSWIYYSDGEYDRAFEGFNALFQKNPSNSVVSYALGNSLLHLDKANLANGFYRNALSQILSKRDRLGRMEMRTEGDFILLSYLASLYNNIGVSYAYNSTVTNTIVNEQEAFKYFVLASEYFDQIRTSNIDLERIEKRTILVDNQNIGAATYNIMSVQGKRNLKQATVIDDYIPKDMYYVK
- the miaB gene encoding tRNA (N6-isopentenyl adenosine(37)-C2)-methylthiotransferase MiaB, whose translation is MKNFYLENYGCQMNKADSNSLINSLMQEGFIQTENHENADNIIINTCSVRAHAEERVFSRVKLFNANRKKNKKDTKIIIMGCMAQTSKEHLEKLGVDKIFDVYNEVNIIDYLKDEEVFVRKFNDNYIFNKSYVDEDKPHKAFIPISHGCNNWCTYCIVPHTRGKMVSRKSGEIIEELKRLIDDGAKEITLLGQNVNSYGLDIDNEINFTELLYKLDKVIDEKSKDKVWIRFLTSHPKDFDKDLADAIWNLNSLCKHIHLPFQSGSDRILNLMNRKYTKEEYVKKVSYLRDYADDFPISTDIIVGYADETEDEYQETLNLLENIGFEEAYLYKYSEREGSIAFKKNVQYDKSAGARRLTNLVNYQRELAQKLLSKQVGKKTSVMVDDIAKDNMHYLCRSKENRIILVKKEKELNMGDIFNAEVTEIKSHTLIGKFI
- the coaD gene encoding pantetheine-phosphate adenylyltransferase, producing the protein MKNGKVIFPGTFDPFTLGHLDVLYRLADIFNKVYISVAVNLDKSPTFSIEERKNMIKKVIGDNDTIEIVSISGLVTEYMKQNDIKVLARGIRDSEDLYYELRMSRMNKLLYPEMDTIFLHTSEHYAYVSSSLIKEILKFNGPIDGLVPEIIVEDIKSKFIKK
- a CDS encoding acyl-CoA thioesterase; this translates as MAHVNKTEIRVIYADTDQMGVVYHSNYLRYFEIGRTELLRELGISYKDMEEKYDIMLPVKEAFVDYKISIKYDDVIVVYTSVEKLKNVSLKLKYEIRSKEDEQILYSTGYTLHPFVNKKGQIVKPDEYLYNIMAKGK
- a CDS encoding F0F1 ATP synthase subunit epsilon, which gives rise to MATTAVKKNKKALTCSVITRSGPILRSIKIDHVEIPSHDGYVSIHLDHCPYIVRIGYGELKIYNEDNKLINMYVEDGIAEVTNNVIGILVETALYPKDIDAAMLKDEINKLSTQMVINAEEARRNHEKIAKLNKQIEISSK